Within the Salvelinus sp. IW2-2015 linkage group LG19, ASM291031v2, whole genome shotgun sequence genome, the region aattagacataatgaatttaatcaaacaaaacaagacactatacaaaatgacaaaacaaactaaccgtcacagtcccgtgtagcACCAACACTGACataggaacaatcacccacaaacaaacagtggaatcagcctaccttaatatggttctcaatcagaggaaacgtcaaacacctgcctctaattgagaaccataccgtTCCTCTCTTTAGTAAAGGTTTCTGTAACAAGTCATCTTTTATGTGGTGCTGGAGTTGGACGGCCAGGGACTCATTTGTCTGCCCCTCACACCCAGCTAGGAGTTAAATCAGTATCCAAGCCGAACTCGACACCAGAGTCCCGTTCTCTATCTCCTGTACTAAACTGCTAACCTCCAATCTCTTTGCAACATAACATTCGTACTTCATCCGGCTCAAAGAAAGAGAGTGTTACACAGAGTGCCACTTTCAACTGCTGTTTCACAAATTCAAATTCTCATCAAGCTCCCCTTTTTCAAGGTTTTACCGCCTTTTTTTAAAAAGACGCAATTAATGTGTCGAGAAAGTCCCTAGCAGACTagtccctcccacacacacactcagacagacagctgCATCTGTTacgctgttacacacacacagacacacacgtacacacacacacaccacagcaaccTCCAGACGGTTAGATTTTTTGTGGACAGGGTGATAACAAGCTTGCCATGTCAGAGAGAGTCATAGCATCACACTTCTCCATCGGTGTCAGGAagacgtgcgcgcacacacacacacacacacacacacacacacaacacacatatctCACCACTATCACTACAtctacacagccacacacacacacacacacacacatcaatcggCAAGGGCAAGCATTTCATAATGCAGAACTACACACATAACATGTACATGAGTAATGCAGAAGATTGGATGTTTCCATCACCCCCATATCACCTAATCTCTGAATCTCTGTCCCACTGGCTAAAAGCTGTATTTTTATGAATGGAGGGAGTGATGATGTCAGAAACATGATGCGGAGGTATTATACAGCAgccttatcacacacacacacacgcacacacacacacacacacacacacacacacacacacacaagcacgtatACATACACAAGCAAATactacatgcacgcacacaaacacacacacacacacacacacacacaaattctgcTCTCCCTAGCCTAGAGAATAGTCAGCTGTTGGCATGTTAAAGAAAAACACCTCCAATAGCAGTCAAATGAAACGTGTCCTCCATGAAGCACACCTAAATGAAGCACACCCGGGGGGTAAAGAGGGAGGAATTAGTCAGTACTTCAATGGCTACAAGCTTGGTGGGAATGCAAAAAGCTCAAGTTGTTGTACATGATGAGAGCAAGTGACGTGCTGGTTATGTGAAGGGCATTGCAAAGGGTGAATTGTAAGAGCACTTATGGGTGAATGCTGGGAGTTTATGGGTCTCTAAGTGAACAGTTTGATGCACTTTGGAAGGTAGAGGGACCCTGAGAAGTGATTTAGGCGTCAATGGGTGACATTTAAAGGATTCAATTTGCTGGGTTTTATGAGGATTCGTAAGGTTGAGTAATACAAGTGTGTGAATACCATTAAATCAAATACATTCCCTCGATATAGAAATTCCCACCAATAAATTGTATTTTTAGTGACTATAACTGGGTCGGTCTTTTGGCATGTTGTTGATACACACAGTTATCATTTTAAGCCTGCCACTCCTTTGCGTTGACCAGTAGTTGtttagggtgtgtttgtaaattaccTCCAGTGTGTCGGCGTGCGCTTTTggtcgttcgtaaattcagagggTTATCAGATTATCCACAATTATCCACAATTCAAATGACTTTTCCCctgcagcctagagtagaattgtgtactcacttgaaaacaataatgcaattattcattgcattgtggcgttgtaggctactatagtctaggtaggatcatcgtattgtccctaaacaagatcaataggggagctttttgagctgTGTGTTTCATGTCTTCAGTTTTTTTCATGCTGAATGATGCACCTGCCTTGTCCACTGCCTGtcagctattcctatttgttcTGGTCTATTCATATAGAAAATGTATGCAGCTTTGAATgtttttatgtgtggtatgattgctagttagcctattgaCAAACGATCCGCCAGCCACTATTGTCACAATAAATGGCGGATAGAGGGCAGGGTAGACAGACAatactgacctgtggtatagtaacaTTTACCAATACGGAAAAGCATAGTtcataagggaagtaccaaaacagcTTGATATAGGGAAGGCGCATGATGAGGAAATCTGGCTAGGATGGATTGAAATGATATAGTAAAACATGCAAAAGTGTGAAtgttaatgaggggaaaaaactcactgccctcccctgtgcccaataaaaaactCACTACCCGCCCCAAATCAAGAAAAATCgtttgacaaccctcccctattttggaccacccctccccccaGTAAATTGCGATCTATCCCTTAGGTTTGGTACATTTCCCagagagaaaacattttgttactttgtataATTTCTTTCAAGCATTCAGATGGGAGATGAGTGTTACAAATTGTACAAATCAATGGGTCCTGCTGCACACTGTAGGGCGACCGGGTGCCTATATTAGGCTTATGGCTCTAATATTTGTTTGGGGGGTCAAATTATCAATATTTTGGCTATGCTGGCCTGTTGTAAATGGTCAAATAAATGTCTGATCAATACATACAATTCTGAACATATTGTAATTTATAATGCTAATGCAGAGGCACCAATGAATTGTCCAGTACACTTATTGTATACTGTTTTCATGTACATTCCCTTATGTGTAAACTTCTAAGGTGACTCAGGCTTTACTCATTATTGTGAAGAAGTGTTACATTGAACTTTATTCTGTAATTagttacaaaacaatagaaatgcaATAGTGTGTTGCTATAGTTTGTCTGAATATCCaacagtccatgatcagctctgttGACCATGAGAGCATTTTGCAGAGAAAATGGAATGAGGCATACTATTTAGGCTCGGaatgacatgtggcccattgttACCGTGGTCATCAATGACAGGTGGCCCATTGTTTAccttgttacattacatccttagTTTACCTGTCAAGTTagtgtggttgttcctgaggatcACTAGCAATAGTGGATTAAAGGATCCTATAAGGCTAGTGCATTACAAGTTGtggtgaggacagacgctgggagacgagaagcaagtacagggagtgaacatttaacaAATAACCGACATACaacaaacaaggacagcgtctggacaggggaaacataACGACAATAACGCAGACACATggaagaaactgaggaagtgacagatataggagaGGTAATCAATAAagtaatagagtccaggtgagtcccatgaagcgctgatgcgcgtaacgatggtgacaggtgtgcgtaatgatgggcagcctggcaccctcgagagccagagagggggagtgagagcagACGTGACAGTTGTGCAatcatttgggacatgtagcctctTTGAATCATTGTGGAATGCAGACCATACAtaacagtttaaacctggagcctggcgcacaGTTCATGACGACAGGACTGTAGTCATCACAGTTCCGTGATTAGTGAGGATCATTAAGGTAGATTTATAGACTTCTATAGAGACTATTGTGCACTTTTCTCACTgtccaatatttcatggattgaacaattgaatatggcaacttttAGGATTCATTTTCTtcataaaggctctccaaacctgttttaaaaaatatatataattcataaATATTTTCCTATCCTTAAATATATAATAGACAAGATGAGAGTATTTTTGTATCTACCAATTTGTGCTGAAAGGGAGACAAATATGTGTGTATTTACATGGCTTTATTGCATTGAtacctaatattctgaacccttTCTCAATATAATCTATTGAAAAAAACGTAATTAAAGGTaccaaatttaaagggatggctttagataaatgtaccCAAAACGCTATTGAATGTAAACTCTACGAGAAAATCTGTTgtccagcaagtgggagggtttgcAACGGTTCAAATCAATGTATTCAACGCATCCAAGGGAACCACGCATGCAAGTCCATTATACACCTActtaaggtaagtctgaatatgggacggcaggtagcctagtggttagagcgttgggccagtaaccgaaaggttgccagatcgaatccaTGAGCTGAAAAGGTAacaatctgtagttctgcccctgaacaaggcagttaacccactgttcctaggccatcattgtaaataagaatttgttcttaactgacttgcctagttaaataaaggttttaaaaatatatatatcaactactgagaagtgtgtcGTGACAATGGGTGCTGGTAGGTCAACATTTAATTCagatctctctgttcaatatcatGTACCCTTCTATTTCTCTgctactatacactgagtgtacaaaacatgaagaacaccttccaaatattatgttgcaaacacccccacaccacccataatttggaaggtgttcttcatgttttgtacactcagtgtatagtagcAGAGAAATGGAAGGGTACATGATATTGAACAATGAGATCTGAATTAAATGTTGACCTACCAGCAGTCACAGTATAGCAtcacccacttaccccaaggTGGTTCAAATTTCCCTGTCCCTATGCCCAATTTACCCCAATTTACTTACAGAGTAAActgtaagttgtgccaagagaccactttttttggacaagctatgttttcaacaCTGTTATGTTTACATGAGTTCTGATTATTTTCAGGGATACACATCCTGAAaaatatgtatactgaacaaaaatatggaacatgcaacaatttcaaaaattttactgagttcatataaggaaatcagtcaatttaaataacgatcccacaggtgaagaagccggatgtggaggtccgggGCTGGAATGGTTACATgtgctgccaaaactgcacattttagagtggccttttatcccCAGCAGGGggaggttcacctgtgtaatgatcatgctgtttaatcagcttcttgataaacCACATATGTTAGGTGGAttaattattttggcaaaggaaaaatgcacacgagaagaaaaaaaatagtgtgcacaaaatttgagagaaataagcttttttttgtgtgttggaccaacactttacatgttgcgtttatatttgacCGGCATCGCTCCTCcgctgggggaggagggagggagagagagagagagtgagagtaaaCTGCGACAGCGATTTCGGCGTTCCTCGGAGGTGGGTTCAGTGAGTGAGTCATCGCTGGGGATTTAACTCCTTGTCTCCTGAGAGGGACGGATATAATAGGATAGGATACGACAACACCCTGTGACGCCTTGTTCTTGTAATCCCATTAGTGCAAATCATTGCAATGGATGTCAATAAACAAGCTAATTAGTTGCTGAGTAAATGTGTGCCTCATTAGCAAATACAAGAATTGCAATCTGAATAGGGTGGTAAATGAAGCTACACAATTAAATGCTATACGAATTGTTGTCAAATTGCTAGTTATTGGCCTTCACAAAGCTAAAGTTTAGATAAGAATTGATACagctagaaacagacaacatccatatatatttttagcaCATTAGCATTCTTAGCATGCCATATCATAAGCCTAAATAATGTATAATTATGGATTTCCAAAGACTGGTTATTGCGTGCGTGCTGCTGTGATGACGCGCGAATCAGGTGTTGCTTCATATATTGCTGGGAGCTGTCCTGGTGCTGAAAACAGAACCGCTCGTCCTGAGACTGGGAGGAGATGCTATACACGTTCACTACTCCGGTCTGAGCATCTTGCCAAAGGTAAAAATTCATGCGTATGACTTTTATCATGTCTCAAACAAAGACTAAGATGTTTTGTAGGTTCATGTGTGGGCTTTCTAGCATTCCATGTTTTGATtttgtctctcctcatctctcctcgctCAAGTTCCTATCTCTTATCAGATCTCGGCAATCATTTGGAATTTATTTGAATAAGTGatagctgtgtgttgttgtgatgaaTGCCAAATAGTCTATTCATGTATTTTGTCACTGGGCGAAATTGCGATGTGAAGTAATTTTGATTCTATCCCTCGCGAAATTGGTTTAATATGGGTTTTAATAGAGATGAAGGTTTGGAGAAAGGCAGCCACAAGCTAAAGGTTGCCCTGACAACGGCCAGTGACTCATCCTGTGATGTAAGGCTATAGTCATTTAAAACAGAATGATTCGCAAATATAGCCCACTTCTCCAACTTTTTATAATTTGTACATTGAATAACCACTTATAGTCTATGGATTATCAATGAACTGACATTGGGGACATTtcattaaaataattattatttttaaagagTATTAGTAGATTCTAAGAATTGTAAAGATAACATCTcagataaaaaatttaaaaaaatgtgcagcCCATAGGttttttgtcagatgttgaaTTAATTACTAACCTTCATTTTTAAGCCCATGAtttatcataattatttataaaaagatcTGTCAGTGTATTTTGGTATTTTGCGAGGGGGCACACCCTCCCTATTAAGTTgttccttccaaggtgcaccATGGAGCAAAGATATGGcattggcaccccaatggtggaacaaactccctcacgacgccaggtcagcggagtcaatcaccaccttccggagacacctgaaaccccacctctttaaggaatacctaggataggataaagtaatccttctaaccctccccccccttaaaagagttagatgcactattgtaaagtggttgttccactggatatcataaggtgaatgcaccaatttgtaagtcgctctggataagagcgtctgctaaatgacttaaatgtaaatgtaaatatgccAGACAGGATGCTAGATACTCtagtgcaggggtgtcaaacatacggcccgcgggccggaaccggcccccaaggaggttcgatcaggcccgcaggataatttgaaagtggaaaaaatgcataaaagacatggaattaatatttttaattcgctgcaattcatggattatccgctaaggggcgcactctttccatcagagtagaagacaagccgcatcactgagacagactgaaaacagcagacggtatcaatgcgccatctgctgcttgttacgacgttgttaataccttggtctctacctctccgctacaccctcattagccaaaatgtcgttatccaaacggagaaaagtagataaggagtgtagaattttcaaagaaaaatggaccacgtcctatttatttacagagatgcacggaaaaccttcgtgcttggtgtgtttgcaacaagtttcggtattgaaggaatataatattcgacgccactacgagactcatcacagcgaaaaatatgacggcttgcaaggacaactgagaagagataagattaacgaattgctggcgggtctgaggaaacagcagtcaactttcatccagagccgagaagtcagtgaagcagcggtaaaagccagctatattttcctaatgttcttgtgcttctttacaccaaaacaaaggaaagacatgatattttggttatttatagcagagtatggtataattttaatggtccggcccacttgacatctccctaggccgtatgtggcccacgatgcgaaatgagtttgacacccctgctcctgtctcttatacacatctagatgtgtataagagacaggttttgtAGGGTACAAGGCTTATTCAAATCATAACAGTATACACTGTACATCACTGAAACAAATACTGTTTTCAATATAACTGTCAAGCaaagctttaactcagtaaaccatAACACAATTCATCAACAGGCAacaaagtgtttgaaaaacaaccACACAAATAACGCCGCAAAACATCTTACCAACAGCGCACACGTTCATTCACAATCGACATAAAATGGCAGCTACGTAGCAGTACCTAGCAGTAcgaagctagctgcaaccgagcacGGCTCACATTACTCTCTGCAAACCCAACCAACTTCCTCAACATGTTACTAAACAAACCTTAAACACTCTTGACATGTTATCAAGTTATTAcatctctgtctcttatacacatctagatgtgtataagagacagatacagaTGTTACACCCCTGAAAAAGGGTAGAAAGAATCACGATAGTGATACGGAATGTTTACTCATTGAACGtttagtgcaatgagaaaaagaccgcgaattctccgtgaacttgagtggagaccagagcaatcgatctcaggctcatagattaagagcatttagtagatcacagattaGCACTTTTATCCACGACAACATAAAGGaatcaacataacgtttacacattcctctcacaattcgtaccctttgtatgcttgacggattttaacagaattatataaatgttatcaatctatcaactaatactgaatgcatgatcttcttaaccttagatgttttaagatcctcacatactatgaatttactaatactttttaatgtataacaggctattagtatttcctttaacctgtcacacaGACAGTATCATCAGTGGAGgagcgtttgatttgattttagctgcTGGTGATGGGCAGGACTTGCAGGATGTATGTTTGCAAATTCATTTGATCAAGCTATGCAGTCTATTTATTCCttattgatgaataaataaaaacaaatgttttgttgtttctttgtAATAccagccacctagcaatttttaagttggctttagctagccagctagacaggttcccaatctcccaacctcataactagctaccaagctaTTTCAaactatcaatcaagttagaatAGCTTGTCTaagtacaggtaactgcccaaataaaggaaacaccaacataaagtgcccacagaacagcttcaatgtgccttggcatagattctacaagtttcTGGAAATcaattggagggatgcgacaccattcttccgagaaattccataatttggtgttctGTTGATGTGGCAGAAAACGGATATCTGTGTCTTAGCtagcatgcctgctggcaaggctGCTAAAGttcagaaaatacaaaaaatgctTTAATTCTTGGGCTGTGATACCATATACAAGTATGGCAGTTGTGCTAAAAGCCTAAAGCATAACAGTTACTTAAttgtactgcagtgggctaaatcagggtcttaaacaaatctacttgaaacagaagtatacacctcacacacatggttatgggcttaaaaaaaagaagacaccttgTACCATGTCATATATAgggttgaaatgtattcaattttgagtttgcttcccaatattacactttatatacatcacagaagactgaaatataacaaaaccgtttcaAATATAAACACTGGATTTTCGGCGGGtttttaattatgaaattattacaaatatgaataacattccacccatgagtccACTAGctaggtaatttgactgcaggaaagggctacagaatcaatgtgcatcATTTATTGAAATGATaattgaacaggtaaagaggtctgcttagataacctatgcagaaaaataatgattatggctctagattgcaggaaaaacctgtttcaggtgtttcaaaAATGATAAAttctccaacccccccccccatcttcaaacactttgtgccccctctaaaataatgggtgcCTGACACCCCTGTGTTCAGGCATATCATTGTATTGAACtcatccctttgtctctctctaggCTGTAATAAGATGCTGTCACTCTTCAAACTATCCACAGGAAAAGCTGTTGCTCTCgcctgcctcctcctccatgcattcTCTGTGCAGGGCGCGTCCCGCCCTCGCTACCACAGGCTCAGAGGCGGGGAGGCCGAAGAACTGCAACCCGCCGTCTACCCGCCCAGCTCCGACATGATCAAAGCCCTGGAGTACATCGAGAGCCTGAAGCAGCGGACAGACGGTggtcaagagagagaggagccaacAAAAGACTATGATGAGGTGGAGAAGTTCCGCGTCCTCCTCCAGCTCGCCTCTCTCCAGGGCGAAGGTGCACCCGAAAGGCAGTCCTCCCCGCTGGCCCAGAGGCAGCAGGACATCCCGGCTGAGCAGTTGGTGAGAGCTTTGCTCAGGACCCTCCAGGAGCAGCCCGCTAGTCCCCCCAGACCCGCGCTTGTGGTGCCGGGGAATGACCGCCGCGTGCACAGGCACCCCTCCGCGAGCACAGGCAGCCCCGTGAACACGCCTGCCTACGGTGGCTTCCCGAGGCCGCACAAGAAGTACCCGCTGATGTTCGAGGACGAGGAAAATAGAGACAACCCCAAGCGCGCAGCAGAGGACCTGAAGGAAAAATACACCCCTCAGAGCCTCACCAACCTGCGATCGATCTTCAAAGAGCTGGGGAAACCATCCACCTCCAACGACCAGAAGCGCCAAATCTTTGACGACGACGACGATTTATTCAGTCTGAGGAACCTGGCCTACGAGGACGTGGCGGGTGGGGAGGAGTGGATTCCTGTAGAGGAGAATGTCGAGACTGAGGAGGTGGTGAACAGGAGCCACGAGGAGTTCGACAGGGCTCTGCAGCAGAACtatgacgaggaggaggaagagaagggcgACGGAATGCAGATGCAGCGCAGAGCCGGCCAGAATAAAGAGGACCCAGAGGAAGATACTAAACTAGTAGATTATTACCTGTTGAAGATCCTGGGAATGAGCGAACACGAGACAGCCAAGAGGCAAGCCGGAGAGCAAAAAAAGAGACTAATCCGCCACCCCCTGGTGGACCCCCGGGCCCTGAACGAGCTGTTAAAGATCTCCCTCAAACTCCACATCCCCCCTGAGGACCTTATCGACATGCTGATCACTGAGGAAATCAGAAAACTAGACCACCCACAAGCCATCTCCCGCTACAGGACCAGCAGCAAACCGAAGATCAGATACTACAGCCGGAGACTGCCAGTCAAAAACGCTCCTGAAGACATGGACGAGGAAAACTTCCTGAATATCGTAGAAATGGAAACCATCAGCAACGACTATCCTGTGAGTCGGCGGCCGCTCAAGAGTGCCCCTTCCCCGCCCAGAGTTTCAGCACCACCCGCCCCGGCGAGAGTTTTAGCACCAGCACCGCCTCCCATGGCTGCTCCAAAAATCCCATCCTCATCCGGCCAAAGGGAAAACTTATTTATGTCGGAGCTCAACAAGATGCCTTTTAAGAGAGAATCTGACAACGATGATGAGGCGGACGAAGATGAGATGATGACATTTCTGGCGGCCAAAATATTAACTAAGTACCCCAGCACGATCAGCAAACGCAACACCCAATCTCAGGCGACCGGACAGTTTCCTTACGAGCTATACGAACAAGCCATGAAAGATTACTTTGACCAAGCGGACACAATGACAAAGAGAGATTCAGAGGGTAATGAGGAGGTAGTGGAGCCCGCGGAGATGCAGGTGAAAGATCAGGTTCCACAGGAGACCGCAGCTCCAGAAAcggaggaggaaaaggagcatCACGGAAAACCGGTTGCTGGAATGTAGGCTACGCCGTGAAGACAAGCGACTTAAGACATCCTCtactaaataaataatgtttataCTATCAATAACCATTCTCCTAGTTTacataaaatgtgtatatatagtaaAGGAaatcatatattatatatatatatacatatatataacgTATATCAGTGTGCTGGGctgcaggcagtgtgtgtgtagtgtatatatCTGGGTTTGTGAGTTCCCAATCTTGTAACGTTGTGAAAATGTCATTCCCTGATATAGGCTAGAGATTAAGACGTCACCATCCTGCCTTCCAACCCCCTGATGCTGCAAGCGCTGTAATTGTTGGACTCTTTCGGTTGTTGTGGTATATATATATGCTCATTTCTAAACAATTTTGTATGTGCTCAATAATGTGTGACAAGTTGGAGACTAATAAAGCATTAGCGGTATTATTTTCTTCTTGCTGCGTTCTGTTGTCTTATTATAATACACTGATCACTAGACCTACATTGATGattatatatagttgaagtcggaagtttacatacacctcagccaaatacatttaaactcagtttttcacaattcctgacatttaatcctagtataaattcccatttgtaggtcagttaggatcaccactttattttaagaatgtgaaatgtcagaataatagagagaaagatgtatttcagcttttatttctttcatcacattcccagtgggtcagaagttcacatacactcaattagtatttggtagcattgcattaaattgtttaacttgggtcaaacatttcaggtagccttccacaagcttcccagaataagttgggtgaattttggcccattcctcctgacagagctggtgtaactgagtcaggtttgtaggcctccttgctcgcacactctttttcagttcagcggtatgatggctgcgtggtcacatggtgtttgtacagaacgtggtaccttcaggcatttggaaattgctcctaaggatgaaccaaacttgtggatgtccacaatttgttttctgaggtcttggctgatttcttttgattttcccatgatgtcaagcaaagaggcactgagattgaaggtaggccttgaaatacatccacaggta harbors:
- the LOC111978890 gene encoding secretogranin-2b-like, which codes for MLSLFKLSTGKAVALACLLLHAFSVQGASRPRYHRLRGGEAEELQPAVYPPSSDMIKALEYIESLKQRTDGGQEREEPTKDYDEVEKFRVLLQLASLQGEGAPERQSSPLAQRQQDIPAEQLVRALLRTLQEQPASPPRPALVVPGNDRRVHRHPSASTGSPVNTPAYGGFPRPHKKYPLMFEDEENRDNPKRAAEDLKEKYTPQSLTNLRSIFKELGKPSTSNDQKRQIFDDDDDLFSLRNLAYEDVAGGEEWIPVEENVETEEVVNRSHEEFDRALQQNYDEEEEEKGDGMQMQRRAGQNKEDPEEDTKLVDYYLLKILGMSEHETAKRQAGEQKKRLIRHPLVDPRALNELLKISLKLHIPPEDLIDMLITEEIRKLDHPQAISRYRTSSKPKIRYYSRRLPVKNAPEDMDEENFLNIVEMETISNDYPVSRRPLKSAPSPPRVSAPPAPARVLAPAPPPMAAPKIPSSSGQRENLFMSELNKMPFKRESDNDDEADEDEMMTFLAAKILTKYPSTISKRNTQSQATGQFPYELYEQAMKDYFDQADTMTKRDSEGNEEVVEPAEMQVKDQVPQETAAPETEEEKEHHGKPVAGM